From Halorubrum salinarum, one genomic window encodes:
- a CDS encoding ABC transporter ATP-binding protein, translating to MSSQPRPTQQSGPSVSTTATEEPPLLAVDDLHTTFTTERGDVPAVDGVSFAINEGEVFGIVGESGSGKSVTALSLLGLADGATVTADQMRFRDEDLLAKDEAGLREIRGNDISMIFQDPMSSLNPVMTVGEQIAEVVRHHGDVGESRSLFAELRRKYVTGTSESSASWQRAVELLDTVGIPDPADRANEYPHQLSGGMKQRVMIAQALAGDPDLIIADEPTTALDVTIEAQILNELLDLRDEFGVSIMLITHDLAVVRETCDRVAVMYAGEMMETADTKTLFEDPRHPYTRGLIDSIPRTDDDREWLDAIEGNVPDPTAKPQGCPFRTRCDAAFSLCEEPLVAYSAEEPGHRTWCHLYNDAVANDGDEVQRVDDAEAKQLIKEHEASDDLVTPQRPNFGGEYR from the coding sequence ATGAGCTCGCAACCCCGTCCAACACAGCAGTCTGGCCCGTCTGTATCGACCACCGCCACCGAGGAACCCCCGCTGCTGGCTGTTGATGATCTCCACACGACGTTCACCACAGAGCGTGGGGATGTCCCGGCTGTTGACGGTGTTTCCTTCGCGATTAACGAGGGGGAGGTGTTCGGTATCGTCGGCGAGTCGGGTTCTGGAAAATCCGTTACCGCCCTTTCGTTGTTGGGACTTGCTGACGGTGCGACTGTCACCGCCGATCAGATGCGATTCCGCGACGAAGACCTCCTCGCCAAAGATGAGGCAGGACTCCGCGAGATCCGGGGCAACGACATCTCGATGATCTTCCAAGATCCGATGTCGTCGCTCAACCCGGTGATGACGGTTGGTGAGCAAATCGCTGAGGTCGTACGCCACCACGGTGACGTGGGTGAATCGCGGTCGCTGTTCGCAGAACTCCGCCGTAAGTATGTCACCGGCACCAGTGAGTCAAGTGCTTCGTGGCAACGAGCCGTCGAGCTATTGGACACTGTTGGCATTCCAGACCCGGCAGACCGGGCAAATGAGTATCCACACCAGTTGTCCGGTGGGATGAAACAACGGGTGATGATCGCGCAAGCGCTTGCTGGCGATCCTGATCTGATCATCGCAGACGAGCCTACCACTGCCCTCGACGTGACGATCGAAGCGCAGATCCTCAACGAATTGCTCGATCTGCGGGATGAATTCGGAGTCTCCATCATGCTCATCACGCACGACTTAGCAGTTGTCCGCGAAACGTGCGACCGCGTGGCTGTGATGTACGCGGGCGAAATGATGGAGACGGCCGACACTAAGACGCTCTTCGAGGACCCACGTCATCCGTACACACGGGGGTTGATAGATTCGATCCCCCGCACAGACGACGACCGTGAGTGGCTCGATGCCATCGAGGGGAACGTTCCCGACCCGACAGCCAAACCACAGGGCTGTCCGTTCCGAACCCGGTGTGACGCCGCATTCTCTCTCTGTGAGGAGCCGCTTGTCGCCTACTCAGCGGAGGAACCTGGCCACCGGACGTGGTGTCATCTCTATAACGATGCGGTCGCCAATGACGGCGACGAGGTCCAGCGTGTCGACGACGCTGAGGCGAAACAACTCATCAAAGAACACGAGGCCAGCGACGATCTGGTCACCCCGCAGCGGCCGAACTTCGGAGGAGAATACAGATGA
- a CDS encoding ABC transporter ATP-binding protein, with protein MSSQFDSSVSETTHGQSAESGGEPLLSAKGLKKHFPVEQSFLDRLFGDDEWVHAVDGVDVTLAERETLGVVGESGCGKSTLGRTLSRLYEPTAGTIHFDGEEISDADGDRLKALRKDVQVIFQDPLSSLNPRKTVGEIVGKPLAVHDIATGEARDERVAELFEEVGLSPDLRDRYPHEFSGGQRQRVGIARALAVEPKLIIADEPVSALDVSVQAQIINLMKRLQQEYGLSYVFIAHDLSVVRHVSDRIAVMYLGKIVEEGPTNDIFESPAHPYTRSLLAAIPSITGEMGRRTVHLDGNPPSPIDPPSGCPFHTRCPEYIDEECEADEPALQPVEQTAESAPQRHRSACHWNDRDEADRAAQNPYGNDVGG; from the coding sequence ATGAGTAGTCAGTTCGACTCATCGGTAAGCGAGACGACGCATGGACAATCAGCCGAGTCAGGCGGTGAACCGCTACTGAGTGCGAAAGGTCTGAAAAAGCACTTCCCGGTTGAACAGAGCTTTCTCGACCGGCTGTTCGGTGATGATGAGTGGGTTCATGCCGTCGACGGGGTCGATGTAACGCTCGCCGAGCGGGAGACCCTCGGTGTGGTTGGTGAGTCTGGGTGTGGAAAGTCTACGCTCGGGCGGACGCTATCTCGGCTCTATGAACCGACTGCTGGGACCATCCATTTCGACGGCGAAGAGATCTCTGATGCCGACGGGGATCGGCTGAAAGCGCTCAGAAAAGACGTCCAAGTCATCTTTCAAGATCCTCTCTCGTCACTGAACCCACGAAAAACGGTCGGGGAAATTGTTGGTAAGCCGCTGGCAGTCCATGACATTGCGACCGGTGAGGCCAGAGACGAACGTGTCGCCGAGTTGTTCGAGGAGGTTGGCCTTTCCCCCGATCTTCGCGACCGCTATCCACACGAGTTTTCCGGCGGACAGCGCCAGCGTGTCGGAATTGCCCGTGCACTTGCTGTGGAACCGAAACTCATCATTGCCGACGAGCCGGTTAGTGCTCTCGACGTGAGTGTCCAGGCACAGATCATCAATCTGATGAAACGCCTCCAACAGGAGTACGGCCTCTCATACGTCTTTATCGCACACGATCTGTCGGTGGTACGGCACGTCAGTGACCGTATCGCAGTCATGTACTTGGGAAAGATCGTCGAAGAAGGGCCGACAAACGACATTTTTGAGTCGCCGGCGCACCCTTACACGCGGTCGCTGCTGGCGGCGATCCCGAGTATCACCGGTGAGATGGGACGGCGGACGGTCCATCTCGATGGGAATCCACCGAGTCCTATCGACCCGCCGTCGGGGTGTCCGTTCCATACCCGCTGTCCGGAGTACATCGACGAAGAGTGTGAGGCTGATGAGCCAGCACTCCAACCGGTCGAGCAGACTGCTGAGTCGGCTCCCCAGCGGCACCGGTCGGCGTGTCACTGGAACGACCGTGACGAGGCTGACCGCGCAGCACAAAACCCGTATGGGAACGATGTCGGGGGGTGA
- a CDS encoding OFA family MFS transporter, producing the protein MSGGDSEASAGSTATDPDTAAHEHLGFSRWWLIVAAAGSMGVVSPYQYVWSSIEGPLARDLGIALPALGLVFTLFVIFQAGSQFPVGWWRDRHGPRNLTAIAAVLAGGGYIGITYATTVWHLYALYSLGAIGVGIVYTVAVNTALKWFPDRRGLTTGVGTMAFAGGAALFVPFVRANAAVDEYSRVLRLMGILIFGVVLLTAVLLRDPPTNWVEDTTELNEPSPDQPSTTNHQYTWRETARTWQFWLMYAMFVAVSGAGLMVTAKVISFAQAMSLTENTATLSATVLPIAAGIGRLVMGDLSDRFDRRYIMAVSFVLCGIGVGSLVIAAQAGSTVLFVGSVVLATFFWSPQYTLFPSLVGEYYGEAHSSSNYALLYSGKMWGGIFGGAVAGWLVTVTSWTFAFGIGAVLAIGAGVSALALQTPTNQPVRPAGSAVNPSEEQK; encoded by the coding sequence ATGTCGGGGGGTGATTCTGAGGCGTCTGCTGGGTCGACGGCTACCGATCCGGACACAGCAGCTCATGAACACCTGGGATTTTCGCGGTGGTGGCTAATCGTCGCTGCCGCGGGCTCGATGGGTGTGGTGAGCCCCTACCAATACGTATGGTCGTCAATCGAAGGGCCACTGGCGCGTGACCTTGGGATCGCATTGCCCGCGCTGGGGCTCGTGTTCACGCTGTTCGTGATATTTCAAGCTGGTTCGCAGTTTCCTGTGGGGTGGTGGCGTGATAGACACGGGCCACGAAATCTAACCGCTATCGCAGCGGTTCTCGCTGGCGGCGGATACATCGGTATCACGTACGCAACAACAGTATGGCACCTCTATGCGCTATACTCATTGGGTGCGATCGGGGTGGGCATTGTCTACACCGTCGCGGTAAACACGGCGCTGAAATGGTTCCCTGACCGCCGCGGGCTGACCACCGGTGTCGGGACAATGGCCTTCGCTGGTGGCGCAGCACTGTTTGTCCCATTCGTTCGGGCTAACGCCGCTGTTGACGAATACAGCAGAGTATTACGACTGATGGGCATTCTCATCTTTGGCGTCGTTCTCCTGACGGCAGTCTTGCTTAGGGACCCCCCAACAAATTGGGTCGAAGACACCACAGAGTTGAATGAGCCATCGCCTGATCAACCCTCAACTACGAACCATCAGTATACGTGGCGGGAGACAGCTCGGACTTGGCAGTTCTGGCTTATGTACGCAATGTTCGTTGCGGTGAGTGGGGCTGGTCTCATGGTGACTGCGAAGGTCATCTCGTTCGCCCAGGCGATGTCGTTAACCGAGAATACAGCCACGCTCTCGGCGACAGTGTTGCCCATCGCAGCCGGGATCGGGCGCTTGGTTATGGGCGACCTCTCTGATCGATTTGACCGGCGATACATTATGGCAGTCTCGTTTGTGCTGTGTGGAATCGGCGTCGGTAGCTTGGTCATTGCCGCTCAAGCTGGGTCTACGGTCTTATTTGTCGGGAGTGTCGTGTTGGCAACGTTCTTCTGGAGTCCACAGTACACGCTGTTTCCAAGCTTGGTCGGTGAGTATTATGGGGAGGCTCACTCCTCGTCGAACTATGCGCTGCTCTACTCTGGCAAAATGTGGGGTGGGATTTTCGGTGGTGCGGTCGCAGGTTGGCTTGTAACCGTTACATCCTGGACATTTGCGTTCGGTATCGGCGCCGTTCTTGCTATCGGTGCTGGCGTGAGTGCCTTAGCACTCCAAACCCCTACTAATCAGCCTGTGAGGCCCGCTGGTAGCGCTGTAAACCCCAGTGAAGAGCAAAAGTAG
- a CDS encoding HU family DNA-binding protein yields MVGTAGRSDERISEDDAKRALEAFINVTTKALKKGDRLSVGGSEDENEGFGTFSISKRSARTGRNPQTGKEIQIAAKNVVKFKAGAELSKAVN; encoded by the coding sequence ATCGTAGGCACAGCGGGACGCTCGGATGAGAGGATATCGGAGGACGACGCCAAGCGGGCGCTCGAAGCGTTCATCAACGTGACGACGAAGGCCCTGAAAAAGGGCGATCGGCTGTCGGTGGGTGGGAGCGAAGACGAGAATGAGGGGTTCGGCACGTTTAGCATCTCGAAGCGGTCAGCCCGGACCGGGCGAAACCCGCAGACCGGAAAGGAGATCCAGATCGCGGCGAAGAACGTGGTCAAGTTCAAGGCGGGTGCCGAACTCTCGAAAGCCGTCAACTGA
- a CDS encoding PAS domain S-box protein, producing MEESTVNILHVDDDRAFADLVTEFLEREADDFAVQTATSPNDAFDQFALTEFDCIITDYDMPNKDGIDFLERIREIAPNLPVILFTGKGSEEIASEAISAGVTDYIQKQGGRDQYTVLANRVRNVVDQYHAEAAQERQRKAIETAQVGISLLDETGRFIYANEAYTDIYGYERDQLIGEHWQILYHDEDVELVRNEILPSVDDGGYWSGETTGLRADGTTFPEDHRLTKTASGELICTVRDLSAEQARQTELIRFRTLMETIEDPVYVLNEAGEFEYVNDAFVRMVGYDRETILGSPPTLVKSADAVDRAEAALGRILSSDGPSSIQFEIEIQSKDGEAIPCEDHMGVLPYRGEEFEGSVGILRDITERKENEKKLEQQNQRLTEFAGVVSHDLQSPLNVAQGRLDLVQEDCDSEHLPPIETALDRIERLTEDMLWLTREGRDIGSKDAIELQETLRTAWQMVADQTEDATLQYADETPAAVAIVADDDRLRQLLENLFSNALIHGGPEVTVTVGVDADGFYIEDDGPGIPEDRRSDVFTAGYSTKDDGIGFGLKIVEQIVSAHGWDIRVAESLTGGARFEITGVEFIRES from the coding sequence ATGGAAGAGAGTACAGTCAATATTCTTCATGTTGATGACGACCGTGCTTTCGCTGACCTAGTGACGGAATTTCTGGAGCGTGAGGCTGATGACTTTGCTGTCCAGACAGCAACGAGTCCCAATGACGCATTCGACCAGTTTGCTCTCACTGAGTTCGATTGTATCATCACTGACTATGATATGCCGAACAAAGACGGGATCGACTTTCTAGAACGCATCCGAGAGATAGCGCCGAACCTCCCCGTGATTTTGTTTACTGGCAAGGGATCCGAAGAGATCGCCAGTGAGGCAATTTCGGCTGGCGTCACCGACTATATTCAAAAACAAGGTGGCAGGGATCAGTACACTGTATTGGCGAACCGTGTCCGCAACGTTGTCGACCAATATCATGCGGAAGCTGCGCAGGAGCGACAGCGAAAAGCGATTGAAACTGCGCAAGTAGGGATTAGTCTGCTCGATGAGACTGGCAGATTCATCTACGCAAACGAAGCTTATACGGATATTTACGGCTATGAGCGTGACCAACTCATCGGCGAACATTGGCAAATACTCTATCACGACGAGGATGTCGAGCTCGTCCGAAACGAGATCCTGCCGTCAGTAGATGACGGCGGGTATTGGAGTGGTGAAACGACCGGGCTTCGAGCCGATGGGACGACGTTTCCAGAAGATCACCGCCTCACAAAGACAGCTTCTGGTGAGTTGATTTGTACAGTTCGGGATCTGTCTGCTGAACAAGCGCGCCAAACAGAACTGATTCGCTTCCGAACGCTCATGGAGACGATCGAAGACCCGGTCTACGTACTCAACGAAGCGGGCGAGTTCGAGTACGTCAACGACGCGTTTGTCAGAATGGTGGGCTACGACCGGGAAACGATCCTCGGGTCACCACCAACGCTCGTCAAATCTGCCGACGCTGTCGACCGGGCGGAAGCGGCTCTTGGGCGAATCCTGTCTTCGGATGGCCCAAGCAGTATCCAATTCGAGATTGAGATTCAATCCAAGGACGGAGAGGCGATTCCATGTGAAGACCACATGGGAGTCTTGCCCTATCGCGGCGAGGAGTTCGAGGGCTCAGTCGGGATTTTGCGAGATATAACAGAACGCAAAGAAAATGAGAAGAAATTAGAGCAGCAGAACCAACGGCTCACTGAATTTGCTGGTGTCGTGAGTCATGATCTTCAAAGTCCGCTCAACGTCGCGCAGGGACGGTTAGATCTCGTCCAAGAGGACTGTGACAGTGAGCATCTTCCACCAATTGAGACCGCATTAGACCGTATTGAGCGACTGACGGAGGACATGCTCTGGTTAACGCGTGAAGGACGAGATATTGGGTCGAAGGATGCGATCGAGCTCCAAGAAACACTACGTACTGCCTGGCAGATGGTCGCGGATCAAACAGAGGACGCGACCTTACAGTACGCGGATGAAACGCCCGCAGCGGTTGCCATTGTCGCTGATGACGATCGGCTCCGCCAACTCCTTGAGAACCTGTTTAGCAACGCACTCATACACGGAGGCCCAGAGGTAACCGTTACAGTCGGCGTTGATGCGGATGGTTTCTATATCGAAGATGATGGCCCCGGAATCCCCGAAGACAGACGTTCGGATGTGTTTACTGCGGGCTACTCCACGAAGGACGACGGGATCGGATTTGGGTTGAAGATTGTCGAACAGATTGTTTCGGCTCACGGATGGGACATACGGGTGGCCGAAAGTCTCACAGGAGGGGCTCGATTTGAGATCACCGGAGTTGAGTTCATCAGGGAGTCGTAG
- a CDS encoding DUF7344 domain-containing protein → MSHSPPLDEMCELYEMLRRQRRCYVLLVIGANTTPPYRVRPIARRVTALLDGVPLSAATGDRYQNVYVSLIQTHLPRLAEADLITYNPDRKLIAPGPELPTALLVLRAAWAAYEPSHAAEWPLGDIDATIRSEP, encoded by the coding sequence ATGAGCCATAGCCCGCCGCTCGATGAAATGTGCGAGCTGTATGAGATGTTACGGCGACAACGGCGCTGTTATGTCCTGCTAGTCATTGGTGCGAACACTACGCCCCCGTACCGCGTCCGGCCGATTGCGCGCCGCGTAACGGCCCTGTTGGATGGGGTTCCGCTGTCGGCAGCGACCGGCGATCGATACCAAAACGTGTACGTCTCACTCATTCAGACGCATCTCCCGCGACTCGCAGAGGCAGACCTCATCACCTACAATCCTGATCGGAAGTTAATCGCACCGGGCCCTGAACTCCCAACAGCGCTCCTCGTTCTCCGGGCTGCGTGGGCAGCCTATGAGCCAAGTCACGCAGCGGAGTGGCCGCTCGGTGATATTGATGCGACTATTCGCTCAGAGCCGTAG
- a CDS encoding ArsR/SmtB family transcription factor produces MPVSDQARSGHSQPAGQGHERGVHLVGPTTEYGATGIRCSSVSPRLTEWLPEVLAQLREVTIETVQAQRSDTNAFRASTSILDETLPEWNSIEDTWDDATAEAVEYTQALTELALTDGDAPTNSQYHKQRHQSLNETVEAVGTGRGAVNAGLGALAKGPVAFHREFDPSPRAITLVLDGPTWTDLTDRRTGVRALAAIAVLADGFDVRVVASPVVQRELARRYSRWSEIHLGLTHSRDRFPSLGHHGSDERDAVGDATQSVWESLTELASAPGKRRLLGNLMPGQGRSYRDLKQDQAIDIEAGTVSRYVLDLEARGLVSVDRRGQRNTVRLSDRGATAVNQYLDSEYDLVHPDQRRLDEGLTDTPHDSTSTVSPRREATVGKPTMAIDDWLASTGTPDGDAAFVQWLDSPDETLRSESLHRRFTIPARGSGITLVDDPVTAFDDGRVTYLSHHHDETLAVVEWGGALATLGRLAAVLLSEQALNKILTPSRVGHEFSAIHDGAFDTAAGRTLRRGHQVGWFSADEEQYAQWRTRIEQVRNELLARLADRRGSTDTAARAALFEDLHGLIATATHLYHAAGVDLTITLRVPDTATVAGTERCRNELCEFLQHTVPKQSVYGIHSGYRLLFESRPAKLKRRLPTDVDDGDTLELTASWVIAGPTITELQSAITKTLEQTSQMLRDSVADGTEQVPTLTIPVRDGTTYAAIRDVVETVAATTDTTWTARTRQRLVRLLLRSCGRRDAPGHASPYDAAESLLRACHSEPSPTVEAVERAAASLPATRFRPDLPPTATKMYATLCRASQPLGRTEIIDRADISASSYDRRLDIVQAIPRVRPCSVSGYRRWRVLPDATAVPGASTDVSLPWWLSWPTAVSRLLPKIGHHPRRWRRLLDCHPPNPIIPPRDCRSTRLSARSGISTPGQRQRGRSRTPWPRGVTRTTADCRLVPTPHPAQMPRRQGGPR; encoded by the coding sequence ATGCCTGTCAGCGATCAGGCCCGAAGCGGGCACTCACAGCCCGCCGGCCAGGGCCACGAGCGTGGCGTCCACCTTGTGGGCCCAACCACGGAATACGGCGCCACCGGCATCCGCTGCTCGAGTGTCTCGCCGCGGCTGACGGAGTGGCTTCCCGAGGTCCTTGCCCAGCTCCGCGAGGTAACCATCGAGACGGTTCAAGCCCAGAGGAGTGACACCAACGCCTTCCGTGCGAGTACGTCGATACTCGACGAGACGCTCCCGGAGTGGAACTCCATAGAGGATACCTGGGACGACGCAACCGCGGAGGCGGTCGAGTACACGCAAGCACTCACCGAGCTCGCGCTCACCGACGGCGACGCACCCACCAACTCGCAGTACCACAAGCAGCGTCACCAGTCGCTGAACGAGACAGTCGAGGCAGTTGGCACCGGCCGCGGCGCAGTCAACGCCGGCCTCGGAGCGCTCGCGAAAGGCCCAGTTGCGTTCCACCGCGAGTTCGACCCCAGCCCACGGGCGATCACGCTCGTGCTCGATGGTCCGACGTGGACCGACCTCACCGACCGCCGGACGGGCGTGCGCGCACTCGCGGCGATCGCCGTCCTCGCGGACGGGTTCGATGTCCGCGTAGTCGCCTCGCCAGTGGTCCAGCGGGAACTCGCCCGTCGATACTCGCGGTGGAGTGAGATCCATCTCGGTCTTACTCACAGCCGGGATCGGTTCCCCTCCTTGGGACACCACGGTTCCGATGAACGAGACGCCGTTGGTGACGCCACCCAATCAGTGTGGGAGAGCCTCACTGAACTTGCGTCCGCACCCGGGAAACGGCGTCTCCTCGGGAATCTCATGCCCGGCCAGGGGCGGAGCTACCGGGATCTCAAACAGGATCAGGCGATCGATATCGAGGCAGGGACTGTCAGCCGGTATGTTCTCGATCTCGAAGCACGCGGGCTCGTCTCTGTCGACCGTCGTGGCCAGCGCAATACCGTTCGGCTGTCCGATCGCGGCGCCACGGCCGTCAACCAGTATCTTGATTCCGAATACGACCTCGTCCATCCGGACCAACGTCGACTTGACGAGGGTCTTACCGACACCCCTCACGACAGCACAAGTACAGTGTCTCCCCGCCGGGAGGCCACCGTAGGGAAGCCAACGATGGCCATCGACGACTGGCTCGCATCGACTGGCACTCCGGACGGCGACGCCGCATTCGTCCAGTGGCTCGACAGCCCCGATGAAACACTTCGAAGCGAGTCACTTCACCGGCGATTCACCATTCCGGCTCGTGGCTCCGGCATCACCCTCGTCGACGATCCGGTAACCGCGTTCGACGACGGCCGCGTCACCTACCTCAGCCACCACCACGACGAGACGCTTGCTGTCGTCGAATGGGGCGGGGCCTTGGCCACGTTGGGACGTCTCGCGGCAGTCTTACTCAGCGAGCAGGCGCTGAATAAGATCCTGACGCCCTCCCGTGTCGGCCACGAGTTCTCCGCCATCCACGACGGGGCGTTCGACACTGCCGCGGGCCGGACGCTCCGTCGTGGGCACCAAGTTGGCTGGTTTAGTGCCGACGAGGAACAGTACGCTCAGTGGCGGACCCGAATTGAACAAGTCCGGAACGAGCTGCTCGCTCGGCTCGCCGATCGTCGCGGCAGCACCGACACAGCAGCCCGTGCGGCGCTGTTTGAAGACCTCCACGGGCTCATCGCGACGGCAACCCATCTGTATCACGCCGCTGGAGTCGATCTCACGATCACCCTCCGGGTCCCCGACACCGCCACTGTCGCTGGCACCGAGCGGTGCCGAAATGAGTTGTGTGAATTCCTCCAGCATACCGTCCCGAAACAGAGCGTCTACGGGATTCATTCGGGCTACCGCCTGCTCTTTGAGTCTCGCCCAGCGAAGTTGAAGCGGCGACTCCCGACCGATGTCGACGACGGTGACACGCTCGAGTTGACTGCCTCGTGGGTGATTGCTGGCCCGACAATAACTGAGCTTCAGTCAGCGATCACGAAGACACTCGAGCAGACGAGCCAGATGCTCCGTGACAGCGTCGCTGACGGCACAGAACAGGTGCCGACCCTGACGATTCCAGTCCGAGATGGAACGACGTATGCCGCGATCCGTGACGTCGTGGAGACAGTCGCGGCCACCACGGATACGACCTGGACCGCACGGACGCGCCAGCGGCTCGTGCGACTGTTGCTCCGGTCCTGTGGCCGACGAGACGCACCGGGGCATGCGTCGCCATACGACGCCGCAGAGAGTCTGTTGCGAGCGTGCCACAGCGAGCCATCGCCGACTGTCGAAGCCGTTGAGCGCGCCGCAGCGTCCCTCCCTGCCACGCGGTTCCGTCCGGATCTTCCCCCAACGGCGACTAAGATGTACGCCACCCTCTGTCGGGCATCCCAGCCACTTGGCCGCACGGAGATTATCGATCGGGCAGACATCTCCGCAAGCAGTTACGACCGCCGCCTCGACATCGTCCAAGCGATCCCACGGGTCCGACCCTGTTCCGTCTCCGGCTACCGGCGGTGGCGGGTGCTTCCGGATGCGACCGCAGTCCCAGGCGCGTCGACCGACGTCTCGCTTCCATGGTGGCTATCCTGGCCGACCGCGGTGTCGCGGTTACTGCCAAAAATCGGCCACCATCCACGTCGGTGGCGTCGGCTACTCGACTGTCACCCACCAAATCCAATCATACCGCCACGCGACTGCCGGTCGACACGACTGAGCGCTCGCTCCGGGATATCTACCCCTGGACAGCGACAGCGAGGCCGGTCACGCACGCCGTGGCCCCGTGGTGTCACACGCACCACAGCCGACTGTCGCCTCGTCCCAACACCTCACCCCGCGCAGATGCCACGCCGCCAGGGAGGGCCGCGATGA
- a CDS encoding helix-turn-helix transcriptional regulator, protein MSAECASDRDALADLTAFQRDLLWALSHENARKGTALNAYLADYYGEEINHSRLYQNLDTLVEYGLVTQKSRDGRTNEYSLTDAARHTLQARRVWQVRGETT, encoded by the coding sequence ATGAGCGCGGAGTGCGCCAGTGACCGCGACGCGCTCGCGGATCTCACCGCGTTCCAACGCGACCTCCTTTGGGCGCTCTCCCACGAGAACGCCCGCAAGGGGACGGCCCTGAATGCGTACCTCGCCGACTACTACGGTGAAGAGATCAACCACAGCCGCCTATACCAGAACCTCGACACCCTTGTCGAGTACGGCCTCGTTACCCAGAAGTCGCGCGACGGACGCACTAACGAATACAGTCTCACCGACGCGGCCCGTCACACGCTTCAAGCGCGCCGCGTGTGGCAAGTACGGGGTGAGACGACGTGA
- a CDS encoding phage repressor protein has product MRYSGDWMALVDDRVLEYLRENGSGSPTEMKEEGPIRYSSQYIGRRCKKLKENGLVQHLGNGVYVITDDGEAYLAGRLDTQEWRYIDDNASEVTASSSEDVSGESNGGAT; this is encoded by the coding sequence ATGAGATATTCTGGAGACTGGATGGCACTCGTGGACGACAGAGTGCTCGAATATCTACGCGAGAACGGTTCTGGATCTCCTACGGAAATGAAAGAGGAGGGACCAATCCGATATTCAAGTCAATACATCGGTCGCCGCTGTAAGAAATTGAAAGAGAACGGGCTCGTTCAGCATCTCGGGAACGGCGTTTATGTCATCACCGACGATGGTGAGGCGTACCTCGCCGGCCGACTTGACACGCAGGAATGGCGTTATATCGATGACAACGCCAGCGAGGTTACCGCCAGCAGCTCCGAAGACGTCTCTGGTGAGTCAAACGGAGGCGCAACCTGA
- a CDS encoding HesB/IscA family protein — MIDEDCGELLTLSNAAASAMNTILREDGFDPKSAGVRISVERGGCAGLSYRFDLVTDPRDEDLVHETAQANVIVDRASAQYVRGAEVDLNRTAHGTGFTIKNPNAEQECGCGLSFH; from the coding sequence ATGATCGACGAGGACTGCGGAGAGCTACTTACGCTAAGTAATGCTGCCGCCAGCGCGATGAACACGATCCTCCGTGAAGATGGGTTCGATCCTAAATCTGCTGGGGTACGTATCTCCGTCGAACGCGGCGGCTGTGCGGGACTGTCCTACCGGTTTGACCTGGTTACCGATCCGAGAGATGAGGATCTCGTACACGAGACCGCGCAGGCGAACGTTATCGTTGACCGGGCGAGCGCCCAGTATGTCCGTGGGGCAGAGGTTGACCTCAACCGGACAGCCCACGGTACCGGGTTTACAATCAAAAACCCCAACGCCGAACAGGAGTGTGGGTGCGGGTTGTCTTTCCATTAG
- a CDS encoding DUF7546 family protein has protein sequence MSQATLESDQISQLLKSSTWLNLFLAVKLIAGLVYVYFTGDIGSRWTHFVLPFIWFTASLWVIWHTRPATTRRVYRVGAALVVTVYLIMMFYFSGLLGPSTCRVSSI, from the coding sequence ATGTCACAAGCAACACTCGAAAGCGATCAAATTAGCCAACTTCTTAAGTCGAGTACGTGGCTCAATCTATTCCTCGCCGTAAAACTGATTGCTGGGTTGGTGTATGTATATTTCACAGGGGATATAGGGAGTCGGTGGACGCATTTCGTCCTTCCGTTCATTTGGTTCACCGCCTCACTCTGGGTGATCTGGCACACCCGACCTGCCACGACACGTCGAGTGTATCGTGTCGGTGCCGCACTTGTCGTTACTGTATACCTCATCATGATGTTTTATTTTTCAGGATTACTTGGACCGAGCACCTGTCGCGTTTCCAGTATTTAA